gaggTATATGATTGGTGTATgctagccacaacagctaaCATTAGCGTTAGTATCAAATTTAGGGTTCAATTAGTTTATGTATTttgtagttaacgttagcccctCTGCGTTTTTGTTGTGTGAAGTGGACACGGCAATTTTTAGGAGGAAACCCACTTGGCCTCAAACGCAGATAATTCGCACCGGAACCGGTGTGCATAGTTGTCACACACATAGTTGTATGCCCACGCGGCATTTTTGCGTTGTATTTATTGCATTGCAGGTACAGTCATTTAAAAAGTACTGACATTAAACCATATGTTTTGTTCTTGCTTTGTGTCTTTGTGAGTAGGTGGTGGATATTATGCGTGTTAATGTGGACAAAGTGCTGGAACGTGACCAGAAGCTGTCTGAACTGGATGACAGAGCAGACGCACTGCAGGCCGGAGCCTCCCAGTTCGAGACCAGTGCTGCCAAGCTGAAGAGGAAGTTCTGGTGGAAGAACTGCAAGGTGCCTAAACACAGTTTggtccaaaaaaaacacacacccctTTTCCCTCTGTAAATGAAAATAACTAACTGATCTAAAATGAACTCCATACCAGACGTCTCTTGGCTGTAAGTGGCCTAAATTCTATGAATAGTTTCATTTGCCTACCcaacatacattatatacacatGCCACTTATAAAAGTGAACTGAAGTGAAACAAACATATACAAAAAGATATTGTTGAACAAAAATTCTTACATTTTCCAATTACTAATTGCAGTTAATGTGTGTGGCACTGAATTTGCTGTATTATTACTCCTTGCAGATGTGGGCCATCCTGATAGCTGTCATATtgatcatcatcgtcatcattaTTAGTGAGTATCAAGCCTTTTGTTAGAGGAGCTTCTCATCGAAAGACGGTGCGGTTTTTGTTACTTCAGATGATTAAAAGTATCTCTGAGTTTCAATGAGTTACTGCACAAAGCCCTTAATataatcagaaatactttattgatcaaccggggggaaattggggcgttacagttgctcttgtataaacataagaaatgtaagaaaatagaaatagtaagtaacatgtaaattatgtacataatgctacattataaacaaaatatatgtaaaaaaataaaattaaaataagtattcaaattaaaaatgagaatataaaaaatatgaaatatgtacgTTCAAATATATGCATTATAAAGCATGCAAAAAGGTAAATACAAAAaggtaaatacaaaatgctgtaACAAAAGTGTGTTAAATAGAAAACAGAAATAAGAATATTTGTTGAATATAccgtataaatgcagtattaattaCAGTATTGCACAGgtgaattattgcacaaattattATACAGTTAAGTcagtaaaaagtaaataataatgatataatatatactgtatataataataaagtgtcATTATAATTACTTTACAGAGACTTCAGTTTAATCTGGGTTgtttacactgtatatatatatatatatatatatatatatatacaccaatcagccataacattaagaccactgacaggtgaagtgaataacatttattatctcgttaccatggcacctggcagtgggctggatatattagacagcaagtgaacattttgaactttgtgttggaagcagaaaaaatgggcaagcgtaaagatgtgagcgactttgacaagggccaaatagtgctggctagacgactgggtcagagcatctccacaactgcagctcttgtgggatgttcccggtctgcagtggtcaagACCTACCAAAAGTGAACCGGCGACcgggtcagacccaaggctcatcGATGAACGTGGGGAGCGACGGCTGGCCTGTGTTGTCCGAttcaatagaagagctactgtagctcaaattgctgaaaaagtgagcaatttgagctacagaaTGCTGGTTcagatagaaaggtgtcagaacacacagtgcatcgcagtttgttgcgtatgtggctgtgtagccgcagaccggtcaagATGCCCacgctgtcctaatgttatggctgattggtgtatatactgtatatacacacacacagtatggggaaatataatatatttaaatttcagATACTTTTGTTAGTTATTACATTCTTGTTAAATCGAATTAGTTCATGTAAGTCTTTCATCTAAGAAGTTCCTGCCTACTTCATTCACAGTTTGGAATTACTCCTAAAACGGCAGCCACGGGAGGAGCGGAGGAAAcaatgaagaagaggagagaaacgaCGTACATAATTAATGTCTCAGAGGAAGACGTCGCATGATTACTGGCTACTGAGCTCCACAACATTTTTCTCCTCGCAGGGAGTCTTCATTCCTTGTCCTGTTTtgctccctgtgtgtgtttgtgtgcgcgtgtgtttttgtgagtaTTTGTACATGTGCCTGAGCAAAGGATTGTCATAATACCAGAGTTTTCCCCTGCATCACTGCACCATACCATCTTTCAACTTGTATTAGAGTTCTATGCCAGTTGCCAAAGTAAACAGAAACAGTTTGATAATTAAAATCAAACTCAAACAAACCTAAAAAGTACAACTGAATCATCTTTGAAAGTATGACAaagaacacataaacacacacacatactccaaCCTCAGGACTAGAAGTGAAGATGTTGTTGTAAACTCTCCTCAActcatatttacttttttatgttttattaatagCCATTGATTTTGTGTGCCAGGCTAAGAGAAGTGCCTTTGAGGATATGCTGTTCTGTGTTAGTTATGATTGTAACAGTAACCCTGCATATCATTGAAGAGATGCCGCTttccaacacacacatttatactttACAGATGCcaaaatttagatttttctcctcatttttttttttttttttttaatataaaagatTTGCTGGTCTGTCATTAGTGTcactagtgcagtgcctgttcAAACCGTGCCTGTTCAAATTGTGCCTGTTCAGAATGGGCCGATCGCGTGGCCTCCAGTGTTgctttctcgagaaccgctcatccaagCAACTTCACACTCCACGCTGCGCTTCCGTTGATCCCTatcaatacacctgccatgtcATAGTTGCATCTCCTAGCAATGCAAGAGTATAGGCGTCATTTGGGTGCAAAAGCTCACGCGACCATCGATGGAGAGTgagctgtacccagcatgccATTCGACGGTGTAACAGTTAATAGGGATCCCTTCTCAATACACTGCACAGAGTGCACACAACACACTACTAATAAATTTGTCCCGTAGATCTCAAGAGCTTGCATCCTTGGGTCCTCACCCACCAAATGTGAAGTCGATCGGATCAGCGGTTGTCGAGAAAAATCAAAGGACATATATACCGACAGAGACTCCTTCCATTTTTGTGAGATGGTTACAGTCAGCCGGGGAATGGTGGGATCTGatgcctttattttatttatacacatGGTCTAGAGCTAATTAATTTCTCTGTGTAAGATGTTTGATTTTGGATTGAATAAAAAGTTTATTTCATTTGTCACCCAACAACAAATAAGCTAACCAGTAACACACTGTTGAACCACCTGATCATACCTATCCTTGTCCATCTTCCTTTCAAATAGAGCTTAGTTCCAGTAAAAACTAGCATGAGCTTGTGTTTAGATAAGTGCCTCTATGTTAAGATCTAAAGCCTCACAGCTAGAGAAACTGCCACGGATTTTTAAAGAAAGTGCTACACTGGGTTAAAAGTGTCTCAATCAGGTGCTCTCAAGGATGTGCCAGAACGTTTGCCTTTGTGATATATTCAAGCACAAAAAGAGAAGTAAGAAAATGTAGTGTTGGACAGATGCCTTAATGGGTTTCTCCAATGGAGAACAGCCAAAATACAGCCACGCCTCCTTGATCATATATAAAGACTAGTGCCTTCTGAACGCTCCAAACAAATACTGTGCTGCTTGCTTATTCAGCTGAGCTTATTAACCTTGATTTAAGTCTTCTGTTTAGTTACACTGGCATTTATCCCAGTTGATCAATGCAAAGTACTTCTCACGTGtgataatttagtttttattaacAATAGCTTTTTTTGCAGTCTATTATATGTAGAACTAACTTTAGGGAGACtgtatagtattttttttgtctgctggTGAGCGTCATGCGTATATGAGTGTACAGAATGTTGGGCAATGACGGTGTTATATACCGACACTGGATGATTGCATTCCCTGCTGTTGCCTCTATCCtattaaaatacatgttttaatgaGATAAACAGTTTGGGATTACTTTGTACATTCATTTCACTCTGTGTTGAATTTCAATACTGCAAGTACAACTGCTTATGTTGCATTTTTCAGTAAGGCATAAGAAGTTATATGGCCTTCCCAGTGTATGCAGGATAATATGGTAATTGAAATGAACACTAAAACAAGGATGGGCTCTTATTTTTTTAGagtatatagatatagacaAACTGTAGCCATTAAGGAAACTGTAATATTTTCAGAGGCCACTGAAAATACTTTTGCAGACCAGGCTTCTATCACAGATGTGTGGAATTGTCATCATCCTCTCACGTCTACACGAGAAATGTGAGACCCAGTAACGTCAAACCCTTGCTTATGTCTGCCCACTGGGAACGCATTTGGAAATAAGTGCAATTCTACTCTTTGGCCCAAAATGCCTTTTGCTTGAATAAAACAGATTTAACTTAAATCACAAAGCCTCATCTGTTATTTGTTTCTGATCTGTGACAGAATAAATGTCAAAGTTTGCAATTTTCAAAAGCAGCTCAGGGACgcaccgatactgactcaaatagctggatcggatatcggtgacaatggggccgatttATTAAATTCAGtgctatgtttatatactatatactgtttTATATTTGAATTCCCTTttcagttttgaccaatttgttgctgcattaaaaaaggtttacacctgaattgtaatacctgttaattttgaagatttttaccaagttgctggtggcatgatttattattttaataatatttatttttatttttatttatttgtttacaagtttatttgacagggaccaCATATAATGAACAAACTTAAATACTTGAAATGGGATGCATAATTATATAATTCAATacatgtatatctatgtatttattttattttgttttacaaagttgagagcaatgtttaagtcaagcctgatgttgcgtTACATTAAAAGGAATGATcccttccacacagtgaggcatacagtttattaattaaacactggtatcggatcgttACTCGATATCGGCCGATATACAtacaaagcccaggtatcggtatcgggactgaaaaagtcagatcagtGCATCCTTAGACTTGCTGTCTCACAGCTCCAGCTTCATAGACGGCTATATTGTCTTTGATTCCTCTGTTGGAGCCGGATATAGACATACTTCTTAAATAATTCAAAGATCCAGATGGGTCATCTGCTCTGCTGAGCAGCTTACTGGCCGTCACCTGACTGTCACTGACACTAGAAAGACTGTAAGAAAAACAACTGTAATATAATGTTACGTCATTGCTACGAATTTTCCATAGAAAGAAAGGGTTGTGGCTTCTTATTACCCAGCACCAGCTGTTCACCTCAGTAGCTTTCTCCTATATGAGCCTTCAACCTATTTATTAGCCAGAACCATGACACCCAGCCCCAACAAACCTACAACAGGAGGAGGACTCCTGGTATCAATTAGTTTTCTTAACTTTGCAATTGTCACtattatttttacacttttgtattcaaaaaataatttgtaCAATTCCTGCAATCAGGGCAGGAATGACCTTCTAGGTGAAACGGTTGCAAAAATAAGCTGTGGGCCTCAAATGATCCGCTAAGCCCACTGTGTGCCTTACTCATGCACAGGAAAACATTATCTACTACAAATCACATGATAAACCTGGAGTCCTTGGCCCACTGAGGGTCTGGGGCAGTTGCCCACTTTGCCCAATTAGTAATCCAGACCTGCCTGCTCTATTACTATGTAGactaataaataacagagaTCACTGTATCAAACCGTTCTCAAGTTCAAATTTAAATTTCTTTGTGATAccaaatagttcaaattaaataatttgtCTTCAAGTCCAGATTGTAAAACCAAGTAAACCAAATTAGGGCCACAACTAATGATTGTTTTTCAAGCAATCAAACAACTAAGTTtgattttataaaatgtcagaaaatagtgaaaaaaattTCCAGCACAATCTTGGCATTTGTGTCTGAAAAATGCCACCTTGGCCAACTCTGTCTAGCAAATATTCATTATCTTGCCAGTTGATTcaacaaaaacatattgttaaagggactgtttgtaactttttacacgtataaacctaccgggtcggtgtcccatgcacgctcgcatatgcgcgctcgcactccacactgcagaagagttagtttagctctgagaatatctagtgaatgtacagtggacgtttgtgcaaaaataaatgctgcagctcctccagaccaacagaggtttcccgtgtcttgtgaagtgacggggctccgcagcgagaaacgttatcgtctccgaccgggtgccggagggagacaccggcacccagtcggagacgataacgtttctctgaagcaggaaaagccaacagtaggatcagcagtgattcatggagagaccttcgtctggtcagctaacattactgccgagcaggtgaaatatagagtgatattgtggttttagctgacgtgtgtcgcctcactgttcactcgctcgttcatgtctatttagagcgagcaagcgcgagcccgacgctgactttcgttgacttaacggccacaggtgttgctgttaacaagcatttctgattctt
This portion of the Sebastes fasciatus isolate fSebFas1 chromosome 1, fSebFas1.pri, whole genome shotgun sequence genome encodes:
- the vamp3 gene encoding vesicle-associated membrane protein 3 → MSAAGPEGSGGASGNKRLQQTQAQVDEVVDIMRVNVDKVLERDQKLSELDDRADALQAGASQFETSAAKLKRKFWWKNCKMWAILIAVILIIIVIIIIWNYS